One Streptomyces sp. SAI-135 DNA segment encodes these proteins:
- a CDS encoding ABC transporter permease: MFQFIIRRTVGALVTLFLIGAATFFLFVAAPSDYASLACGKDCSPARLEDIRQALGLNLPIHQQFWDFMSGIVMGRDFPTGHCSAPCLGQSFYSGDMVWSTIMDRFPTTLTLTAGGAVVFVIVGVGAGMIAAYRRGTLVDKVATGVSMVVSSFQIYVLGPIVLLIFVYSTGWMDNPAYHPITEDPWRWFTGMLLPTLVMATIFTAQYTRMARSSMIEQLAEEHVRTARAKGMSNKYVFFRYAWRGSMIPIVTVLGIDISSMLGGAVVTELTFSLQGIGRLAVDGAVHKDLPLTMGVMLFGAFFILIVNILTDIAYAVIDPRVRLS, from the coding sequence ATGTTTCAGTTCATCATCCGGCGCACGGTCGGTGCCCTGGTCACCCTGTTCCTCATCGGCGCCGCCACGTTCTTCCTGTTCGTCGCCGCGCCCTCCGACTACGCCTCCCTGGCCTGTGGCAAGGACTGCTCGCCCGCGAGACTGGAGGACATCCGCCAGGCGCTCGGCCTCAACCTGCCGATCCACCAGCAGTTCTGGGACTTCATGTCCGGCATCGTGATGGGCCGTGACTTCCCGACCGGACACTGCAGCGCGCCCTGCCTCGGCCAGTCGTTCTACTCGGGCGACATGGTCTGGTCGACCATCATGGACCGCTTCCCGACCACCCTCACGCTCACCGCGGGAGGTGCGGTCGTCTTCGTCATCGTCGGTGTCGGAGCCGGCATGATCGCCGCCTACCGGCGCGGCACGCTGGTCGACAAGGTCGCCACCGGTGTGTCCATGGTGGTCAGCTCGTTCCAGATCTACGTGCTCGGCCCGATCGTCCTGCTGATCTTCGTCTACAGCACGGGCTGGATGGACAACCCCGCCTACCACCCGATCACCGAGGACCCCTGGCGGTGGTTCACCGGCATGCTGCTCCCCACGCTGGTGATGGCCACGATCTTCACCGCGCAGTACACCCGTATGGCCCGCTCCTCGATGATCGAGCAGCTCGCGGAGGAGCACGTCCGTACCGCCCGCGCCAAGGGCATGTCGAACAAGTACGTCTTCTTCCGCTACGCCTGGCGCGGTTCGATGATCCCGATCGTCACGGTCCTCGGCATCGACATCAGCTCGATGCTCGGCGGTGCCGTGGTCACCGAACTTACCTTCTCCCTCCAGGGGATCGGCCGCCTCGCCGTGGACGGCGCGGTCCACAAGGACCTGCCGCTCACGATGGGCGTCATGCTGTTCGGTGCCTTCTTCATCCTGATCGTCAACATCCTCACGGACATCGCGTACGCCGTCATCGACCCGCGCGTCCGTCTCTCCTAG
- a CDS encoding ABC transporter substrate-binding protein — protein sequence MRGATHAKWAACAAAVALAATACGGGDSGGSGSSDGGAVLSSSWGDPQNPLEPANTNEVQGGKVLDMIFRSLKKYNPETGKAEDMLAEKIETSDSQNFTITVKDGWTFSNGEKVTAKSFVDAWNYGASLKNNQKNAYFFGYIDGYDKTHPEDGSKQTADTLSGLKVTGTNTFTVKLNQKFSTFPDTLGYPAYAPLPQAFFSDHAAWVKKPVGNGPYTIESYTKGSQMALKKWDGYNGPDKAQNGGVTLKVYTDNNTAYTDLMAGNLDLVDDVPAAQLKNAKNDLGGRYINTPAGIIQTLAFPFYDKNWNKAGMEKVRTGLSRAINRDQITETIFQKTRTPATDWTSPVLGKEGGFQDGLCGDACDYDPAAAKKLIQEGGGLPGGGIKITYNADTGSHKQWVDAVCNSINNALDNDKACVGNPVGTFADFRSQITAKKMSGPFRAGWQMDYPLIQNFLQPLYYTNASSNDGKWSNKDFDKLVNEANAETDTGKAVEKFQQAEEVVRDNMAAIPLWYQNGSAGYSERLSNVKLNPFSVPVYNEIKVG from the coding sequence ATGCGTGGAGCCACGCACGCCAAATGGGCCGCTTGCGCGGCGGCGGTAGCGCTCGCGGCGACGGCCTGCGGGGGTGGGGACAGCGGCGGCAGCGGCAGCAGCGACGGCGGCGCGGTGCTGAGCTCGTCCTGGGGTGACCCGCAGAACCCGCTGGAGCCGGCCAACACCAACGAGGTGCAGGGCGGCAAGGTCCTCGACATGATCTTCCGCAGCCTGAAGAAGTACAACCCGGAGACCGGCAAGGCCGAGGACATGCTCGCCGAGAAGATCGAGACGAGCGACTCGCAGAACTTCACGATCACGGTCAAGGACGGCTGGACCTTCAGCAACGGCGAGAAGGTCACCGCCAAGTCCTTCGTGGACGCCTGGAACTACGGGGCCTCCCTCAAGAACAACCAGAAGAACGCCTACTTCTTCGGCTACATCGACGGCTACGACAAGACGCACCCCGAGGACGGCAGCAAGCAGACCGCCGACACCCTCTCCGGCCTGAAGGTCACCGGCACCAACACCTTCACCGTCAAGCTCAACCAGAAGTTCTCGACCTTCCCCGACACCCTCGGCTACCCCGCCTACGCCCCGCTCCCGCAGGCCTTCTTCAGCGACCACGCGGCCTGGGTGAAGAAACCGGTCGGGAACGGGCCGTACACCATCGAGTCGTACACCAAGGGCTCGCAGATGGCCCTGAAGAAGTGGGACGGCTACAACGGCCCCGACAAGGCGCAGAACGGCGGGGTGACCCTCAAGGTCTACACCGACAACAACACCGCCTACACCGACCTCATGGCCGGCAACCTCGACCTCGTCGACGACGTCCCCGCCGCCCAGCTCAAGAACGCCAAGAACGACCTGGGCGGCCGGTACATCAACACCCCCGCCGGCATCATCCAGACCCTCGCCTTCCCGTTCTACGACAAGAACTGGAACAAGGCCGGGATGGAGAAGGTCCGCACCGGCCTGTCCCGTGCGATCAACCGCGACCAGATCACCGAGACGATCTTCCAGAAGACCCGCACCCCGGCCACCGACTGGACCTCCCCGGTCCTCGGCAAGGAGGGCGGCTTCCAGGACGGACTGTGCGGGGACGCCTGCGACTACGACCCCGCCGCGGCCAAGAAGCTCATCCAGGAGGGCGGCGGACTCCCCGGCGGCGGAATCAAGATCACGTACAACGCGGACACCGGTTCCCACAAGCAGTGGGTCGACGCCGTCTGCAACTCCATCAACAACGCGCTCGACAACGACAAGGCCTGCGTCGGCAACCCGGTCGGCACCTTCGCCGACTTCCGCAGCCAGATCACCGCGAAGAAGATGAGCGGCCCCTTCCGGGCGGGCTGGCAGATGGACTACCCGCTCATCCAGAACTTCCTCCAGCCGCTCTACTACACCAACGCCTCCTCCAACGACGGCAAGTGGTCCAACAAGGACTTCGACAAGCTCGTCAACGAGGCCAACGCCGAGACCGACACCGGCAAGGCCGTCGAGAAGTTCCAGCAGGCCGAGGAGGTCGTGCGGGACAACATGGCCGCCATCCCGCTCTGGTACCAGAACGGCAGCGCGGGCTACTCCGAGCGGCTCTCCAACGTGAAGCTCAACCCGTTCAGCGTCCCCGTCTACAACGAGATCAAGGTCGGCTGA
- a CDS encoding ABC transporter ATP-binding protein, which yields MTTLTKTEDAPAPSGSDSFLSVRDLKVQFSTEDGIVKAVDGLSFDVERGKTLGIVGESGSGKSVTNLTVLGLHNPRTTTIDGEIVLDGKELVTATERELEQLRGNKMAMIFQDPLTALSPFYTVGRQLSEPFMKHRGASKKEAKDRAIQMLEKVGIPQPKTRFDDYPHQFSGGMRQRAMIAMALMCDPELLIADEPTTALDVTVQAQILDLLKDLQQEFGSAIIFITHDLGVISNMADDLLVMYAGRAVERGSVREVMSAPRHPYTWGLLSSMPRLDSDVNEELVPIPGSPPSLLNPPSGCPFHPRCAFKDEVPGTLCTDSRPPLGEGRASACHLTAEQKQTIFIDKIQPRLR from the coding sequence GTGACCACACTGACCAAGACCGAGGACGCTCCGGCCCCTTCCGGCTCGGACAGCTTCCTCTCAGTGCGCGATCTGAAGGTGCAGTTCTCCACCGAGGACGGCATCGTCAAGGCCGTCGACGGTCTGTCCTTCGACGTCGAGCGCGGCAAGACGCTCGGCATCGTAGGTGAGTCCGGCTCCGGCAAGTCCGTCACCAACCTGACGGTCCTGGGCCTGCACAATCCGCGCACCACCACCATCGACGGGGAGATCGTCCTCGACGGCAAGGAACTCGTCACCGCCACCGAGCGCGAGCTGGAGCAGCTCCGCGGCAACAAGATGGCGATGATCTTCCAGGACCCGCTGACCGCGCTGTCGCCGTTCTACACGGTGGGCCGCCAGCTGTCCGAGCCGTTCATGAAGCACCGCGGCGCCTCCAAGAAGGAGGCGAAGGACCGGGCGATCCAGATGCTGGAGAAGGTCGGCATCCCGCAGCCCAAGACGCGCTTCGACGACTACCCGCACCAGTTCTCCGGCGGTATGCGCCAGCGCGCGATGATCGCCATGGCGCTGATGTGCGACCCCGAGCTGCTGATCGCCGACGAGCCGACCACCGCGCTGGACGTCACCGTGCAGGCCCAGATCCTGGACCTGCTCAAGGACCTCCAGCAGGAGTTCGGCTCCGCGATCATCTTCATCACGCACGACCTGGGCGTCATCTCCAACATGGCCGACGACCTCCTGGTGATGTACGCCGGCCGGGCCGTGGAGCGCGGCAGCGTGCGTGAGGTCATGAGCGCGCCCCGCCACCCCTACACCTGGGGTCTGCTCAGCTCGATGCCGCGACTGGACAGCGACGTCAACGAGGAACTGGTGCCGATCCCCGGCTCGCCGCCCTCGCTGCTCAACCCGCCGTCGGGCTGCCCGTTCCACCCCCGGTGCGCCTTCAAGGACGAGGTGCCCGGCACGCTCTGCACGGACTCGCGGCCTCCGCTGGGCGAGGGCCGGGCCTCCGCGTGCCACCTGACGGCGGAGCAGAAGCAGACCATCTTCATCGACAAGATCCAGCCCCGGCTGCGCTAG
- a CDS encoding dipeptide ABC transporter ATP-binding protein, whose amino-acid sequence MVEPILEVGGLVKHYPLTQGILFKKQVGAVKAVDGVDFTLDRGETLGIVGESGCGKSTVAKMLVNLERPTQGLIKYKGEDITKLSGKALKSVRRNIQMVFQDPYTSLNPRMTVGDIIGEPYDIHPEVAPKGDRRRKVQDLLDVVGLNPEYINRYPHQFSGGQRQRIGIARGLALRPEVIVADEPVSALDVSVQAQVINLLDRLQSEFELSYLFIAHDLSIVRHISDRVGVMYLGRIVEIGRDAEIYDHPTHPYTQALLSAVPVPDPEAREHRERIILAGDVPSPTNIPSGCRFRTRCWKARERCALEVPALAVPAEFRGTGGPAAHDSACHFAEEKQVVPPEGTE is encoded by the coding sequence ATGGTTGAGCCGATCCTGGAAGTGGGTGGACTGGTCAAGCACTATCCGTTGACCCAGGGCATCCTGTTCAAGAAACAGGTCGGTGCCGTCAAGGCTGTCGACGGTGTCGACTTCACCCTCGACAGAGGCGAGACCCTCGGCATCGTCGGGGAGTCGGGCTGCGGCAAGTCGACTGTCGCCAAGATGCTCGTCAACCTGGAGCGCCCGACGCAGGGGTTGATCAAGTACAAGGGCGAGGACATCACCAAGCTCTCCGGCAAGGCGCTCAAGTCGGTCCGCCGCAACATCCAGATGGTCTTCCAGGACCCGTACACCTCGCTCAACCCCCGTATGACGGTGGGCGACATCATCGGGGAGCCCTACGACATCCATCCCGAGGTGGCCCCCAAGGGCGACCGGCGCCGGAAGGTCCAGGACCTGCTGGACGTCGTCGGCCTCAACCCCGAGTACATCAACCGGTATCCGCACCAGTTCTCCGGCGGCCAGCGCCAGCGCATCGGCATCGCGAGGGGGCTCGCGCTGCGCCCGGAGGTCATCGTCGCCGACGAACCGGTCTCCGCCCTCGACGTCTCCGTCCAGGCCCAGGTGATCAACCTCCTCGACCGGCTCCAGAGCGAGTTCGAGTTGTCGTACCTCTTCATCGCGCACGACCTGTCGATCGTGCGGCACATCTCGGACCGGGTCGGGGTGATGTACCTCGGACGGATCGTGGAGATCGGCCGGGACGCCGAGATCTACGACCATCCGACCCACCCCTACACCCAGGCGCTGCTGTCCGCCGTGCCGGTGCCCGACCCCGAGGCCCGCGAGCACCGCGAGCGGATCATCCTCGCCGGCGACGTCCCGTCCCCGACGAACATCCCGTCCGGTTGCCGCTTCCGCACCCGCTGCTGGAAGGCGCGGGAGCGCTGCGCGCTGGAGGTCCCGGCGCTGGCGGTGCCGGCGGAGTTCCGGGGCACGGGCGGACCGGCCGCGCACGACTCGGCGTGCCACTTCGCCGAGGAGAAGCAGGTCGTGCCGCCCGAGGGGACGGAGTAA
- a CDS encoding ABC transporter permease → MPEPQEPEGAIAGTGMGGAMDLAVSEANTLEKGPGATGPQDRPRSLWSDAWRDLRRNPVFIVSALVILFLVVISLWPSLIASGNPLKCDLSKAQEGSQPGHPFGFDGQGCDVYTRTVYGARTSVTVGVCATLGVAILGSVLGGLAGFFGGFWDSILSRITDVFFAIPVVLGGLVLLSVVTSNTVWPVIGFMVLLGWPQISRIARGSVITAKQNDYVQAARALGASHSRLLLRHITPNAVAPVIVVATIALGTYISLEATLSYLGVGLKPPTVSWGIDISAASAYIRNAPHMLLWPAGALAITVLAFIMLGDAVRDALDPKLR, encoded by the coding sequence ATGCCTGAGCCCCAGGAACCAGAGGGTGCGATCGCCGGGACCGGGATGGGGGGCGCGATGGATCTCGCCGTGAGCGAGGCGAACACCCTGGAGAAGGGCCCCGGTGCCACGGGCCCCCAGGACAGACCCCGCTCCCTGTGGTCCGACGCGTGGCGCGACCTGCGCCGCAACCCCGTCTTCATCGTCTCCGCCCTGGTGATCCTCTTCCTGGTCGTCATCTCCCTGTGGCCGTCGCTCATCGCCTCCGGCAACCCGTTGAAGTGCGACCTGTCGAAGGCCCAGGAGGGCTCACAGCCGGGGCATCCCTTCGGCTTCGACGGCCAGGGCTGCGACGTCTACACGCGCACGGTGTACGGGGCCCGTACGTCCGTCACGGTCGGCGTCTGCGCCACGCTGGGCGTCGCGATCCTCGGGTCGGTCCTCGGCGGCCTCGCGGGGTTCTTCGGAGGCTTCTGGGACTCGATCCTGTCCCGCATCACCGACGTGTTCTTCGCGATCCCGGTGGTCCTCGGCGGTCTCGTGCTCCTGTCGGTCGTCACGAGCAACACGGTGTGGCCGGTCATCGGGTTCATGGTGCTGCTGGGCTGGCCGCAGATCTCCCGCATCGCGCGCGGCTCGGTGATCACCGCCAAGCAGAACGACTACGTGCAGGCGGCCAGGGCGCTGGGCGCCTCCCACTCCCGCCTGCTGCTCCGCCACATCACCCCGAACGCGGTCGCCCCGGTGATCGTCGTGGCGACCATCGCCCTCGGCACGTACATCTCGCTTGAGGCGACCCTGTCGTACCTCGGCGTGGGTCTCAAACCCCCCACGGTCAGCTGGGGCATCGACATCTCCGCGGCCTCCGCCTACATCCGCAACGCCCCCCACATGCTCCTGTGGCCCGCCGGCGCCCTCGCGATCACGGTCCTCGCGTTCATCATGCTCGGCGACGCGGTCCGCGACGCCCTCGACCCGAAGCTGAGGTGA
- a CDS encoding oligopeptide/dipeptide ABC transporter ATP-binding protein, with translation MSDNLTLPAQQGSTGTSTEELLKVEGLAKHFPIYGGFPIKRKVGAVQAVDGIDLSVGVAESVGLVGESGCGKSTTGRLITRLLEPTSGKITYAGQDITHASRRQLAPVRSEIQMIFQDPYSSLNPRQTVGSIIKSPMEVNGIEPAGGRENKVRELLELVGLNPEHYNRFPHEFSGGQRQRIGVARALALNPKLIVADEPVSALDVSIQAQVVNLLKKVQDELGIAFLFIAHDLAVVRHFSQRVAVMYLGKVVEVGDRDSIYNRPRHPYTHALLSAVPEVELDEGGEGRERIRLFGDVPSPIHPPSGCRFRTRCWKAQDKCATDEPPLVQISGNKVGHLTACHFPEDPTTEARDEDVIMDPALKALEESAESDTTKD, from the coding sequence ATGAGCGACAACCTCACCCTCCCCGCCCAGCAGGGTTCAACCGGTACCTCGACCGAGGAACTCCTCAAGGTCGAGGGCCTGGCCAAGCACTTCCCGATCTACGGCGGCTTCCCGATCAAACGGAAGGTCGGCGCGGTGCAGGCCGTGGACGGCATCGACCTCTCGGTCGGTGTCGCCGAGAGCGTCGGCCTGGTCGGCGAGTCCGGCTGCGGCAAGTCGACCACCGGCCGGCTCATCACCCGCCTGCTGGAGCCGACCAGCGGCAAGATCACCTACGCGGGCCAGGACATCACGCACGCCTCGCGCAGGCAGCTCGCGCCGGTGCGGTCCGAGATCCAGATGATCTTCCAGGACCCGTACTCCTCGCTCAACCCGCGCCAGACCGTCGGCTCGATCATCAAGTCGCCGATGGAGGTCAACGGGATCGAGCCGGCGGGCGGCCGGGAGAACAAGGTCCGTGAGCTGCTGGAGCTCGTCGGTCTCAACCCGGAGCACTACAACCGCTTCCCGCACGAGTTCTCCGGCGGTCAGCGCCAGCGCATCGGCGTGGCCCGCGCGCTCGCCCTGAACCCCAAGCTGATCGTGGCCGACGAGCCGGTCTCCGCGCTCGACGTGTCCATCCAGGCGCAGGTCGTCAACCTGCTGAAGAAGGTCCAGGACGAGCTCGGCATCGCGTTCCTGTTCATCGCCCACGACCTGGCCGTCGTACGGCACTTCTCGCAGCGCGTCGCGGTGATGTACCTCGGCAAGGTGGTCGAGGTCGGCGACCGGGACTCGATCTACAACCGGCCGCGGCACCCGTACACCCACGCCCTGCTCTCCGCCGTTCCCGAGGTGGAGCTGGACGAGGGCGGCGAGGGCCGGGAGCGGATCCGCCTCTTCGGCGACGTCCCCTCGCCGATCCACCCGCCGTCCGGCTGCCGCTTCCGCACCCGGTGCTGGAAGGCACAGGACAAGTGCGCCACGGACGAGCCCCCGCTGGTCCAGATCTCCGGCAACAAGGTCGGCCACCTGACGGCCTGCCACTTCCCGGAGGACCCGACCACGGAGGCCCGCGACGAGGACGTGATCATGGATCCCGCCCTGAAGGCCCTGGAGGAGTCGGCGGAGTCCGACACCACCAAGGACTGA
- a CDS encoding ABC transporter substrate-binding protein yields the protein MKPISSRRARAVVVALAAGSLALTACSKNEGGDSGTDSKKDQSEASVQSKAVAYADAAGSTGPAEEVPGAKPGGTINVYQEAGVSHLDPGQIYVSDAGQVANLLFRRLTQFKEDGKGGVSVVGDLATDSGKSSDGGKTWTFTLKDGVKDQNGNVITSADVRHTVERQYASFIFDGPTYLQTWLSGADYRKALPDGGFGKKHLPASVLDTPDDKTVVFHFDTARPDLPQTLAMAGYAIVPEKTDTKAAYDKAPVATGPYKIVSNKVGKELVLAKNTNWDPKTDSVRHQYADKFDFQFGITESTQTKRLIADQGADKNAIQFTGGVESTQIQDVIGNPAVSKRTVKGYQPYVMQLTFNLDRVKNLKVRQAITYAVNSKSLIAGEGGAYGGDVAPNYFAPTLPGYEPKYDPYGRLKTPQGNIAKAEEILKGVPAAEKKVVFAYANTEAGQKRKVAIEDALTKVGFDVVAKEIDGASYYEQIGKLDNPYDIYITGWGQDWPSAGTVITPIYDGSQVADGASNYSHVKDPKVDALIKKALSQDPTAAAATWKEAQHYLLEKVVPAAPLWYTKQFQLSGSNIGGARYGSVSSLIDITRLYVKS from the coding sequence ATGAAGCCCATCAGTTCGCGCAGAGCGCGCGCCGTCGTCGTCGCCCTCGCGGCCGGTTCCCTGGCTCTCACGGCCTGCTCCAAGAACGAGGGCGGCGACTCCGGTACCGACTCGAAGAAGGACCAGAGCGAAGCGTCGGTCCAGTCCAAGGCGGTCGCCTATGCCGACGCCGCGGGCTCGACGGGTCCGGCCGAGGAGGTCCCCGGCGCCAAGCCCGGCGGCACGATCAACGTGTACCAGGAGGCGGGCGTCTCGCACCTGGACCCGGGTCAGATCTACGTCTCCGACGCCGGCCAGGTGGCCAACCTGCTGTTCCGCCGCCTGACCCAGTTCAAGGAGGACGGCAAGGGCGGTGTCTCGGTCGTCGGTGACCTCGCGACCGACTCCGGCAAGTCCTCGGACGGCGGCAAGACCTGGACCTTCACGCTGAAGGACGGCGTCAAGGACCAGAACGGCAACGTCATCACGTCCGCCGACGTCCGTCACACCGTCGAGCGCCAGTACGCGAGCTTCATCTTCGACGGCCCGACCTACCTGCAGACCTGGCTGAGCGGCGCGGACTACCGCAAGGCGCTCCCGGACGGCGGCTTCGGCAAGAAGCACCTGCCGGCCTCGGTCCTGGACACCCCGGACGACAAGACGGTCGTCTTCCACTTCGACACCGCGCGTCCGGACCTGCCGCAGACGCTGGCCATGGCCGGCTACGCGATCGTCCCGGAGAAGACGGACACGAAGGCGGCGTACGACAAGGCCCCGGTCGCCACCGGCCCGTACAAGATCGTCTCGAACAAGGTGGGCAAGGAGCTCGTCCTCGCCAAGAACACCAACTGGGACCCGAAGACCGACTCCGTCCGCCACCAGTACGCGGACAAGTTCGACTTCCAGTTCGGCATCACCGAGTCGACCCAGACCAAGCGTCTGATCGCCGACCAGGGCGCGGACAAGAACGCCATCCAGTTCACCGGCGGCGTCGAGTCCACGCAGATCCAGGACGTCATCGGCAACCCGGCCGTCAGCAAGCGCACGGTCAAGGGCTACCAGCCCTACGTCATGCAGCTGACGTTCAACCTCGACCGGGTCAAGAACCTCAAGGTCCGCCAGGCCATCACCTACGCGGTCAACTCCAAGTCCCTCATCGCCGGTGAGGGTGGCGCGTACGGCGGCGACGTGGCCCCGAACTACTTCGCCCCGACCCTGCCGGGCTACGAGCCGAAGTACGACCCGTACGGCCGTCTGAAGACGCCGCAGGGCAACATCGCCAAGGCCGAGGAGATCCTCAAGGGCGTTCCGGCGGCCGAGAAGAAGGTCGTCTTCGCCTACGCCAACACCGAGGCGGGCCAGAAGCGCAAGGTCGCCATCGAGGACGCCCTGACCAAGGTCGGCTTCGACGTCGTGGCCAAGGAGATCGACGGCGCGAGCTACTACGAGCAGATCGGCAAGCTCGACAACCCGTACGACATCTACATCACGGGCTGGGGCCAGGACTGGCCGTCGGCGGGCACGGTCATCACGCCCATCTACGACGGCTCGCAGGTCGCCGACGGTGCCTCGAACTACTCGCACGTCAAGGACCCGAAGGTCGACGCCCTCATCAAGAAGGCGCTCTCCCAGGACCCGACCGCGGCCGCCGCGACGTGGAAGGAAGCCCAGCACTACCTGCTGGAGAAGGTCGTCCCGGCCGCCCCGCTCTGGTACACCAAGCAGTTCCAGCTCTCCGGGTCGAACATCGGCGGCGCCCGCTACGGCTCGGTGTCCAGCCTGATCGACATCACCCGTCTGTACGTGAAGTCGTAA
- a CDS encoding ABC transporter ATP-binding protein — MLLEVRDLHVEFRTRDGVARAVNGVDYAVDAGETLAVLGESGSGKSVTAQAIMGILDMPPGRVTGGEIVFQGQDLLKLKEDERRKVRGAEMAMIFQDALSSLNPVLSVGDQLGEMFVVHRGMSRKDARARAVELMDRVRIPAAGQRVKDYPHQFSGGMRQRIMIAMALALEPALIIADEPTTALDVTVQAQVMDLLAELQREYNMGLILITHDLGVVADVADRIAVMYAGRIVEQAPVHDIYKAPAHPYTRGLLDSIPRLDQKGQELYAIKGLPPNLMHIPPGCAFNPRCPMARDVCRTDVPPLYEVDDRRTSACHFWTECLHG; from the coding sequence GTGCTGCTCGAAGTGCGTGATCTGCACGTGGAGTTCAGGACCCGGGACGGGGTCGCCCGAGCGGTCAACGGGGTCGACTACGCGGTGGACGCGGGGGAGACCCTCGCGGTGCTCGGGGAGTCCGGGTCCGGCAAGTCGGTCACCGCGCAGGCGATCATGGGGATCCTCGACATGCCGCCCGGGCGCGTCACCGGGGGCGAGATCGTCTTCCAGGGGCAGGACCTGCTGAAGCTGAAGGAGGACGAGCGGCGCAAGGTCCGCGGCGCCGAGATGGCGATGATCTTCCAGGACGCGCTGTCCTCCCTCAACCCCGTGCTCTCCGTCGGCGACCAGCTCGGCGAGATGTTCGTCGTGCACCGGGGCATGTCGAGGAAGGACGCGCGGGCCAGGGCCGTCGAGCTGATGGACCGGGTGCGCATCCCGGCCGCAGGACAGCGCGTGAAGGACTACCCCCACCAGTTCTCCGGCGGTATGCGCCAGCGGATCATGATCGCGATGGCGCTCGCCCTGGAGCCGGCGCTGATCATCGCGGACGAACCGACCACCGCGCTCGACGTCACCGTCCAGGCCCAGGTCATGGACCTGCTCGCCGAGCTCCAGCGCGAGTACAACATGGGGCTCATCCTCATCACCCACGACCTCGGGGTCGTCGCGGACGTGGCCGACCGGATCGCTGTCATGTACGCGGGACGGATCGTCGAGCAGGCCCCCGTCCACGACATCTACAAGGCACCGGCCCACCCCTACACGCGCGGACTGCTCGACTCCATCCCACGTCTCGATCAGAAGGGCCAGGAGCTGTACGCGATCAAGGGACTGCCGCCCAACCTGATGCACATCCCTCCGGGGTGCGCGTTCAACCCCCGGTGCCCGATGGCCCGGGACGTGTGCCGGACGGACGTACCGCCTCTGTACGAGGTGGACGACAGACGGACGAGCGCCTGTCACTTCTGGACGGAGTGCCTCCATGGTTGA
- a CDS encoding ABC transporter permease, whose product MGRYVVRRLLQMIPVFIGSTLLIFLMVNVMGDPIAGLCGDKQCDAATAAQLKKEFGLDKPVWQQYLTYMGNVFTGDFGTAFNGQEVTELMRTAFPVTIRLTIVAILFEIVIGITLGVITGLRRGRPVDTSVLLLTLVVISIPTFVTGLLLQLLLGVEWGWIKPSVSTDATFGELIVPGLVLASVSLAYVTRLTRTSIAENRRSDYVRTAVAKGLPRRRVITRHLLRNSLIPVVTFIGTDIGALMGGAIVTERIFNIHGVGYQLYQGILRQNTQTVVGFVTVLVLVFLVANLVVDLLYAVLDPRIRYA is encoded by the coding sequence ATGGGACGGTACGTCGTCCGGCGTCTGCTCCAGATGATCCCGGTGTTCATCGGGTCGACCCTGCTGATCTTCCTCATGGTGAACGTGATGGGCGACCCCATCGCGGGCCTGTGCGGGGACAAGCAGTGCGACGCGGCGACGGCCGCCCAGCTCAAGAAGGAGTTCGGCCTCGACAAGCCGGTCTGGCAGCAATACCTGACCTACATGGGGAACGTCTTCACCGGCGACTTCGGCACCGCGTTCAACGGTCAGGAGGTCACCGAGCTGATGAGGACGGCGTTCCCCGTGACCATCCGGCTCACCATCGTCGCGATCCTCTTCGAGATCGTCATCGGCATCACCCTGGGCGTGATCACCGGCCTGCGGCGCGGGCGGCCGGTGGACACCTCGGTCCTGCTGCTCACCCTGGTCGTGATCTCCATCCCCACCTTCGTCACCGGCCTGCTGCTCCAGCTGCTCCTCGGCGTCGAGTGGGGCTGGATCAAACCCTCGGTGTCCACGGACGCCACGTTCGGCGAACTGATCGTGCCGGGCCTGGTCCTCGCGTCCGTGTCCCTGGCGTACGTGACCCGGCTGACCCGCACCTCGATCGCCGAGAACAGGCGCTCCGACTACGTCCGCACGGCCGTCGCGAAGGGGCTGCCCCGGCGCCGGGTGATCACACGCCACCTGCTGCGCAACTCGCTCATCCCCGTGGTCACCTTCATCGGCACCGACATTGGCGCCCTGATGGGCGGTGCGATCGTCACCGAGCGCATCTTCAACATCCACGGCGTCGGCTACCAGCTCTACCAGGGCATCCTGCGCCAGAACACCCAGACCGTGGTCGGCTTCGTCACCGTCCTCGTCCTGGTCTTCCTGGTGGCCAACCTGGTCGTCGACCTCCTGTACGCCGTCCTCGACCCGAGGATCCGCTATGCCTGA